Within Deinococcus sp. QL22, the genomic segment CGCCGTAGATATCACGGTTCGTGCAGTGCAGGGGCGCATACCCGCCCTGGTGATGATCGAATTTCACGAACGTGGAGATGGACGCACTCTGCAAGTTATGCCAGAGCAGATGGATCCCTTCCTGAGCTTGCAGCGCGAACTGCAGTACAGCAAGGAGACATTGCAGGCCACAGTGGAGGAAAGGGGGGTGTCACTGGAGGAACTGAGGACGACCAACGAAGAACTTCAGACGACCAATGAGGAACTTCAGAGTACCAATGAGGAGCTCACGACCTCCAAAGAAGAACTTCAGTCGCTCAACGAGGAACTGACGACCATCAATGCAGAGCACCACCGCGTCATTCATGACCTTGCTCAGGTCAACGATGACCTGAAGAACCTACTGGACAGTGCAGGGATCGCGACCGTATTCCTTGACAACAACCTGAGAATCAAACGCTTTACGCCCCGCATTTCGCAGGTCATCAACCTGATGCCTGTGGACGTGGGACGTCTGATCAGCGATATCACCGTCAATTTGAACTACGATGCCCTCACTCAGAACATCACGCAGGTGCTCGACACCTTGGAAGGCTTTGAAACGCAGGTGCAGAGCAAAAGCGGCCAGTGGTACTTGATGCGCATCAGCCCTTACCGCACTTCAGACCACTTCATTGACGGCGTCGTGGTCGCCTTTACCAATATCGACTTGATGAGGGCGCTGGAGCAGCGGATGCAGGACACCGCTGCTTACGTGGAACGGATCCTCAACAGTATCCATGATCCGCTGCTGGTTTTGGATGATCAGTTGCGTGTGCTGAGTGTCAACCGGGCCTCGCTCAACTTGTTCAAGACCCCCGAGAGACACCTGATTGGCGAGTACCTGTACAACGTGGGCAATTCTTTGCTGGACACAGTAGAACTTATGGCACTGTTGCAGGATGTCATCGTCACTGAGCAGCCCATCACCCAGCGTGTGATTGATGTTCAGGTACCGCACCTCGGGCCGCGCCAGATGAAAGTTGAGGTGGATCCCCTCGTCAATGGTGACAGCGTCTCGGTGCTGCTCAAGCTGGAAGACGTGACCGACTTGCTGCGCCGTGCAGATCTGGAGAGCGAGAACCTTATGGGGGACGCCCCTGACCTTGGCAGCACTTCGTGAGTCACTGCACCAACGGTTCTCCGTCGCTGAGGGGAGTCTGCGTGAGCGCCAATTGGTGCAGTACTTTCGCTCGCTGCTCTACCCAGCGGGCCTGACGGAGCAACGCCTCCGCCCGCGTGCCGGAAAGCTGTTGACTGAGGCGCTCCAACAGCAGGATGCCTTCCTCCATTGCGCGCTGGGTCTGGTAGAGCTTGTCTTCGATGGTTTCAGACAACTCAGTCAACAAGGTATGAGAGGTGTAGGCATGGCCAGTGTGACAGCGGAAGCGTAACCCTTCTCCTTCCTGAATCTGCACCATGGCACCGTGACATTCGGGGCAAGTGAACGGTGTATAGGATCCGAACTGCCCCACACTTGCTGGAGACTTTGGTCCCTCAGCCGCGATATGGACTTCCATCGCCAACCGTTCCCGTTGCTGTTCATCCATAGCAGCCTCCATCTGATAAAGAGTAGAGTCTTGAACCAATTGTGCCAGCAGTGGGCCCATCTCCTGAGCACGGACCTGATAATTCACTTCCACCTGTTCAAGGGCGTGGCGCGGCATCGCATCGAAGGCCGCGTCTTGAGGATCTTGCACGACCGCCACTCCACCCAGCCTCTTGATATTCCAGAGACCTGAGGTGCCGTCATCTAACACACCAGACAGCACAACGCCGATGACATGGGGCGCGCGAGTATGCGCTGCAGAGCGGAATAAGGCGTCCACAGCGGGTCGAAATCGGTTTTCTTTCGGCCCTTTCTTGACTCCCAGACGGTCTCCTTCCACCAGCAAATGATGGTCAGGTGGGGCGATGTAAATATGTCCAGGTTGGAGGAGCTCCCCGTCACGCGGGTGAAGGGCGGGGAGTGGCCCGGCGCGGCTGAGGATGGCGGGCAGAGTACTGGGATGGTGAGCGTTCAGATGCAGAACAACGCAGATGGCGGCCGGAAATTCCTGAGGAAGGCCAGCGACCAAGGCTTGAAGGGCCTCTATACCCCCAGCAGAGGCTCCAATGACGACAATAGGATCAGTCAGCATATGGTCTCTATTGTGACGCGTGGCCAGCAGTAGGTTCTGTTGAGCGACCAAACCGCGCCATAGGGTGGAGGAGCTTCAATCTTGACGGAAGTTGTGTGTCTCACTGTGGAGATGGGCGAGCACAGTTGCACTTCTTTTTAAGCGGGTATCGCTGGCTGCCAATTTAAGGGAACTTTGACGCAGCAGTTCCTCTGTCTCAGCAACCTCCTGCCGATATTTTAAAATCGAGCAATGAAGCTCGCTGAGGTGAGCTTGGACAATTGCGTTGGGGAAAGCA encodes:
- a CDS encoding chemotaxis protein CheB, coding for MLTDPIVVIGASAGGIEALQALVAGLPQEFPAAICVVLHLNAHHPSTLPAILSRAGPLPALHPRDGELLQPGHIYIAPPDHHLLVEGDRLGVKKGPKENRFRPAVDALFRSAAHTRAPHVIGVVLSGVLDDGTSGLWNIKRLGGVAVVQDPQDAAFDAMPRHALEQVEVNYQVRAQEMGPLLAQLVQDSTLYQMEAAMDEQQRERLAMEVHIAAEGPKSPASVGQFGSYTPFTCPECHGAMVQIQEGEGLRFRCHTGHAYTSHTLLTELSETIEDKLYQTQRAMEEGILLLERLSQQLSGTRAEALLRQARWVEQRAKVLHQLALTQTPLSDGEPLVQ